In one window of Arachis ipaensis cultivar K30076 chromosome B06, Araip1.1, whole genome shotgun sequence DNA:
- the LOC107645229 gene encoding auxin-induced protein 22E, giving the protein MEPSIYQSELNLEATELRLGLPGRTNNKRSSPEDRSMSISISKNSSVDSSGPSNATDHDDDDDDHQNSVQPAKVQVVGWPPVRSFRRNSMQQQKQKKDEHNNNNGDGSAMYVKVSMAGAPYLRKIDLNIYNSYSQLLNALQNLFKCSFGEYSEREGYNGSEYAPTYEDKDGDWMLVGDVPWDMFTCSCKRLRIVKGSEAKGLASL; this is encoded by the exons ATGGAGCCTTCAATTTACCAAAGTGAGCTGAATCTGGAGGCAACAGAATTAAGGTTAGGTTTACCTGGAAGAACCAACAACAAGAGGTCTTCACCTGAAGACAGATCCATGAGCATCAGCATCAGCAAGAACAGCAGCGTTGACTCTAGTGGTCCTAGTAACGCTACTGATCACGATGACGACGATGATGACCATCAAAATTCTGTCCAACCTGCAAA GGTTCAAGTAGTAGGGTGGCCACCAGTTAGATCGTTTAGGAGGAACAGTATGCAGCAACAAAAACAGAAGAAGGATGaacacaacaacaataatggtgatGGATCTGCGATGTACGTGAAGGTGAGCATGGCCGGTGCACCTTACTTGAGGAAGATAGATCTGAACATTTACAATAGTTACTCTCAACTCCTCAACGCCCTCCAGAATTTGTTCAAATGCAGTTTTGGTGAATATTCAGAGAGAGAAGGATACAACGGATCTGAATATGCTCCTACTTATGAAGATAAGGATGGTGATTGGATGCTCGTTGGAGACGTTCCATGGGA CATGTTCACGTGTTCCTGCAAGAGGCTTAGGATTGTGAAAGGATCAGAAGCAAAGGGGTTGGCTTCTTTATGA